A window of Salvia splendens isolate huo1 chromosome 8, SspV2, whole genome shotgun sequence genomic DNA:
AGATCATTCGCTAGAGGAAATGGTCTACAACAGATCAAATGAACTTCAATGATGATATTATATACACCATGTAACAATGAAAGAATAGAGAATCAAATGGTGCCATCAAAAATTGCTATGCCCAACTATACCAGATGGAGGAGCTGCATCTACTCACAAATATCACCACCACCATCGCCGCTTCTTCTTGCTCTCTACCTCCGGCAATTCTACAGACGAGAAAAGGGAAGTGATAAGAAAGAACTCGTTTCGAGACGAGTTTCAACAATGGTGGTAAAGGGaaactagtagtagtaaatttCAAGGTCAGGCGTTGAGTAAGCCGTTACCTCCTAATGGATATATCGAATTATAGTGAACCTCGGCCCAGAAGCTCAAGAATATAGCTGCATTTCAAACAGAGGATATAGAGCAAGCGCCGTTGATCATCTTACTTGAATTCAACAGGGAAGAAAATGTTTAAAACATTAGATTATTGAAGCACAGCTTACTTCTATTGGACTTCTGTTCAGTTTGTGGAAGGATCTCGATGTAGCATGTATCCTTGAATGATgtaacaacaaatattttaaTGCCAAACTGCCACAAAATACAACATATTACACTATCAGGTAGAGCAATGCAAGAACTCTGCATATAGAAGTAAAAGAATATAGAGTGTAGCAAAGGAATCGTACCCAATCTGCAGCAGCCTGCAACGTGACGTGATCACCCCATTCCCCGTTCCTACAATCTTTCACAATTGATTAAACAAGTGGCAAAAAGGATATGCATATAGTAGGTCAGAAGGGGACTCTACTTGCTCATTTTCTTTATGTAATCACCATAAGCCATCGGGACATAATTTTCATACAAGTCCGGTCTTAGCTTCAGCTGAAAGTTTGCAGATAATAAGAAACGAGTCATTAATACAGTTTCAAGACAAAGACAACCAGCAGCAATTAAATTGCATTTGGCATACAAACCTGGTTGACTACTTGTTCTCTCACGAATTTGTGATGCTCTGACGTCCGATATATTTGATCAGACAACGAACGGAACTGCCGGGGGAAAAGAAAGGCTTGCTACGGTTACGAGAGGCCAAATATCATGAAGCATATACTAAGATAACTAGCAACAAGAGTTATAAAGGAATTAGATTTTCCTACACGACACAAACTCAGAGTGATGGCAAAGACATATGAGAAAACAACAATATGTCTTATCGACTACAGGATGATGCAGGGATGTTATGAACAGCAGACCTGACAGTTGCCGTCTCCAGAGATTTTGAGTTCAACAAGCTCGTATAACTGCAATCTGACACAGACAACATAAAATGCACAAGTTAGGAACTGCACATATTGTGAAAAACAAGTTTCAAGTATTATTTTGCATAAGCATGATATGTATCAACCGAAATCGAGCTCCAGTATCGCTAGATTATGTTGAAATAGTACAAGATGGCCGCTAATTACACAAAAGTATTGCATTGCACGAGAGAAATAGCACTACTAAAAATACAGAACAATGAGAACAATGTACTACAAAAGAACCTGTCCAGAAGCCTTTGATGGTCTGATGTAGATTCATCCGCTGAGGGTATCTCACCATTGATTTTAGGAACATGCTGCAATGATGAAAAGCACAACGAAAGACTTAAGGTTAATACGTCGTCCCTTTGAACACTCTTCCAGCAGTAAAAGAGGAAATTAGGGTAACTTACAGGAATCGGAATCAATTGATTCAGCCTTTTCCCCATTTCACCATCGATAACAGAATCATTTTCAATCTCCGGCAAGGTCTCCTGCCACTCTGCCAACAGTTGAGAATAACATAGGTAAGAAATTAAATACAAGTCCAAGAAACAAAATAATCAGAGTTTACCCTACCAGAGCTGAAGTGCCTTCCTAAAGGTCCAAGCCAATTCTGAGCGACAATCGATTCTTTCTGATTTTGTTGTTCTCGAGAAGATACAGATCCTAGATCCTCTGCAGCATCAAGTCTTGATAACTCTTCCTGAAGAGCTTGAGCGATTGCCTTATCGTTCTCCACTACAGATTCTGCTTTGGTACAAAAGTCATCCTTCAGTGTATCAGTCGTTGATTTTTCCTCCGCATAGCACGTCACAGCAGGTAGAGAGCCATTGTTTGCTAATGAGAAAACATCTAAGTGGTGAAGACCCCATCGTACAACATCAGGATCTAGATCACACATCATTCCCATATGATTTTGAGAGATGTGTTCTGCTGAAGTTTGATAAAAGATATTTCACAAAAAGAGTCTCTTGTGTAAATTGATGAGTCAAGGCCGGCTGGTAAAAAGAATGCAGCTCCGATTCAGAAAATAGTTAATTATCTGTATTAGATTTCATAACCACGAGCACAAAAATCAtgacaatcaacaattataagGTATCACAAACAATCAACATGGCcatcaaagagaaaaaaaatgaatcaaCATGACGTTATCCTTCTTAAACTCTCATTTCAGGTTACAGGTGCATTCTTTCCAACAAAAAAACATTGCGCCATCGCATTGATTCATAAAATTTTCCTGTTCGAGCTTGACTAAAGCCTCCAAACCCTGGATAATTAAGTAGATCTCTACATTCAAACCTTGAATTGTCTCTTTAAAAATAAAGACACCATGAGTTTAAGTTCACTACTAAAGTGATGTCACAACTTAGCTTGTATTCACGTATCCATGGTCTTGCACATTGAATAAATGGAAAACGAATCACCTATAACACCTAGTTGCTGGTGGAAGCATAATCTAATAAACGGCATTACAATGCATAAGAAATAAGATCACCAAACAAAGCCCATTATCAGAACTACGAGATGAATCTTTAAT
This region includes:
- the LOC121745073 gene encoding OVARIAN TUMOR DOMAIN-containing deubiquitinating enzyme 9-like isoform X1, with translation MGMMCDLDPDVVRWGLHHLDVFSLANNGSLPAVTCYAEEKSTTDTLKDDFCTKAESVVENDKAIAQALQEELSRLDAAEDLGSVSSREQQNQKESIVAQNWLGPLGRHFSSEWQETLPEIENDSVIDGEMGKRLNQLIPIPHVPKINGEIPSADESTSDHQRLLDRLQLYELVELKISGDGNCQFRSLSDQIYRTSEHHKFVREQVVNQLKLRPDLYENYVPMAYGDYIKKMSKNGEWGDHVTLQAAADWFGIKIFVVTSFKDTCYIEILPQTEQKSNRTIFLSFWAEVHYNSIYPLGELPEVESKKKRRWWW
- the LOC121745073 gene encoding OVARIAN TUMOR DOMAIN-containing deubiquitinating enzyme 9-like isoform X2, with product MGMMCDLDPDVVRWGLHHLDVFSLANNGSLPAVTCYAEEKSTTDTLKDDFCTKAESVVENDKAIAQALQEELSRLDAAEDLGSVSSREQQNQKESIVAQNWLGPLGRHFSSEWQETLPEIENDSVIDGEMGKRLNQLIPIPHVPKINGEIPSADESTSDHQRLLDRLQLYELVELKISGDGNCQFRSLSDQIYRTSEHHKFVREQVVNQLKLRPDLYENYVPMAYGDYIKKMSKLLQIGLALKYLLLHHSRIHATSRSFHKLNRSPIELYS